In Glycine max cultivar Williams 82 chromosome 4, Glycine_max_v4.0, whole genome shotgun sequence, the genomic stretch AACCatgattgaattttttgttacatatcATCAATCTTAGCCGCATCATCCCGTTTGCGATTATTTCCATCTCAATAACTAAGCTCTCGTATTCATCATTTTAACTCATTAGTATTACTTacctatatttaaattatattttcaggaataatatttgttagattatttataaaaatgactatatatttgaatatatatatatatatatataaattaatgtaacatataattaattatatatcatagtaatgataaagaagtttatttgcGAATAGACCTAATTTCTTTAAGTAGCATTGTAGATAGAAAAACAACGATGACAAAAAGAACATAACTAAaccttttaattgtttttagaaATTACCTCTTTTTTCTCCTGTCATAAGCTCATAATTAAGGTATCCGGTTTGTACACtaaacatagtttttttttacatatacacTAAATACAAATAACATGAGTTTAAGATGCGATTCcttactttttttaaagaaactatGTAACCTTCAAACCATATGCTTATGAGTTTAtcaaattatctttattattttttgttaagataaatattaataacaatataGAATAGTCAATGAGATCTAATTCAATTGAACATAGTATAtacattattataaatttcttaatattgTCTTTGAGTTCTactgttaaaaataaatactttagaatatattattgtattttgaGAAATCAATAGAGATAAGTTGATGACtacaattaaatgataaaatatttatgagtTTATTCTATCTGTATTTATATTTGCATATGGTTTAATTAAATGATTAGTGAGATGTATTTATAgcttttaagatttttaaatgaataattaactaTGATAATTAATTAGCCATGCATACAGATACAGTATTACctacaaaattaagaaaatgattcTTTGATTTCCTATTCATGTCCTTTATACATGTATGATAAAtgttagttttttctttctttctgtgtTGTAAATgctgtttaaatttgaaatctttCTCTGTTTTATATCAAGGAAAGATTCCTCTACTCTAAAAAATTTTAGAGTATATATAAATGATTGTTTTGTAGTCTTCTTCTGCAAATAAATTCACGAGGAAATTATATAAGCGAtgcaattatattatatatacaagtgtgtaaacaaataattaatcttcTGCCGATGTAATTAGGAACTGAGTATCTTGctactcttttcttttattctttttctcccTTTCTGTTTATTGATTTCGAATTCAACATAAACTAAAAAAGGCTAACAAATTTATTGCTTTTAGGTGCATGTGAATATTTCACGTTGGATTTTACAAGCCAGAAATATTCTACAACAACAGAGCGTAGCTTAACTTAGATGATTGAGTATACACCAAATATTCAATTCTTAtggataagaaaaaatatatatacattaattatGAACTTACAAGATACTTATGGAATCGGTTTATCTGAGCAATTCCGAATCCATAACGCTGTATGCACCATGATCCTTGTTCATGTGACTAAGAAGACGTGGAGGGCTGCGAAgaaccaaaaaaggaaaaaccttAGCCATGGTAATAAAGCTTCTTCGAAAACCGTGGATAATgatgttattattattctctTCGCCATCCATCTCAGCCAACACTTTGTAGAACAAATCGACGTTGCAGGGAAGCCAAATGGGACCATCACTCTCGAACCCATATTCCTGTTCTGTCTCTTCTAGCAGCATCTGAAACAGTGGGTGGTTAACGTATTTGGTCTTCACAACGAACCTTTGTCTCTCTGGTCCAACATGCACTGAAAAACAACCATGAGGGGCTATTTGACTACCCTTCTtctcatgatcatcatcattcTCCGACAATGATTTTAGTTTCAAGTGTGGCCTTCTTGAAGTTAATCGGCAACCCTCCCACGCCTTGGAAATCATGTTTTGCTTCCACTTTCCCTTTACAAGGCCCATTAATACTCTGCCAAATCCTGCAATAACCCTACGTGAAAACTTAGAAATTAAGATAGTTATTATTCAATTGTTTAAGCAGTTTGATACATGTATCTGTGTTTGAttcttatagataaaaaaaaatcatatatattgaaGAAAATATAGAAGGGATGGATATTAGACATGCATATCATCCAATGAGTTGTTTATGAAGAGAACGATTGAATTTATATGGTGTTCTTATCTCTTCTTTGACATTGGTCATGTATGGGTAGAGTATTGAAAAAGATGGCACGGGCCACTAAGGAGTAGTGTGTACATATTATATACACGGTCGTTGGTGTTTGGCGCTTCAATTTGTCAATGCCGTAAATTTTGAAAAGGGAATTATACGCCAAAGTCAATTTATTTGGGTCAAACAGCTGCACAAGATGCCAACTATAAAAGATTAGAAATTCTATTAGTTTATtgcaaaaaatatgaaaattgaagaaatatGTGGAGCCTTTCCTTTTATAAACTGCAGTTTTTCAAGTTTTCTTTTCTGTGGAACCCATGTACGTTGTTTTTCAAGTGCAAATGATGGTAATCCgaagtctctctctctctctctctctctctctctctctctctctctctctatatatatatatatatatatatatatatatatatatatatatatatatatatataataatgataataacaaaagaaaggaCTACTACATTATTGATAAGGTTTATTCCtccctttttcattttaaaaaatatacttaactAGTActacaattttagtttttatataattaaaattcataataaataaatattattttatatataaattatattataactaaatttataatacataaATATGGTTAAATGTATgcgttataatttttaaaaaatattgaaaattcaattttaaaatataaaagaaggaaGTGTGTGGAATGCACATTCAaatgagagaagaagaagaaaagaatacaaaaaatgtttaattgagAAAGTGAAAAGAGTGAGAGCAGACTCCAAATTGTGTATTGTAATTTATAGTATAAGAGTAAATTTATCCCTTGTAATCTACGCCTTCTATAACAATCACTAAACTCTTTAAAGCTTTGATCAAGACACCATAAACTAATTCTAGGactcaattataaaaattataaaagataaataatttaattacaatgttttttttttagtttagaaacctgattaaaaaaatttcaaaaaattcaagaacttttttttactcaacAAACTCAAGAGCTTATTGGTTTATTAAATCTTACCTATTATTACTGTAATTTATAAGTTTGAAACCATCACTAAAGCAGAGATAAGGGATACGGAAATTTagtgatagaaaaaaatataagagatctagtgataaaaaatataataggatgtaattaaactgaaaaaatatgaaattacaaggaaacaaaagtataatatattatttttttggcaaTATCTATCAGAGATATACTCTAACTAACAACTAGAGATTGATCTCATATTTGTACTTTAGTTTGATAGGTTAGAGTATTTCCTATATCTTGTATACTAGGTGGTGCATATAATGTTTTGCAAATTCCACTTTTagttcataaatataatttttagcatttttaatttgttaacaatTTGTTTTTGCTATCTAGTAATATATAGTGTTGAGTGATCGATGACTTAGCATTTACACTGTGAATCCGATGATTTAccatattattaaaaatgagaCTGTTAGGCCTAattctttaataaattataatttaatttctcatcaattaatttaatgtgAACTGATCTAAATATATGAAGGATTAAATATATAGTTTACTAGAACAAATTACATGATTGATGTTGTTATACTCCTTAATAACATGATAAGTATGTCATTTGACTGTTAACATAGTTGTTACACAGTAAAGACTACAATTGTTACACAGAAAATTATTTAAGAACTAAAAGTgaagttgaaagaaaaaaatagagacaaAAACATGATTATCCTTATGAAGAGGAATTTATTGAActaatgtgttttttttgtcaCCATACATTGATCtagagtaaaataatttttttaatcatatttttgttgtttataagACTTAAATTTGAGgtcttatttaagaaaattgaaCCAAATATCACTCGATTAAATTTATTCCTTAACTTATACACATTTTTTGTTACTTAATTTACGTGTACAAGTTAAAGAACACTAAATACatcattttaaatacttttaattaactaaaaaaaacattacgatgttttatatttttaaatataaaaattaatttcattttaacaaaaaatttctaTTTCTCCCCTTAACTTATGAAtctactaaataaaaaatatcataacaaAAAAGGATTCCaccaatttttttacttaattaattatattttttgtccttttagTGTAGACTATTAATTTTCGATTTtggtcaattaatttttttaatcaagtttgtttttaagttaaacaaatttatttttttgcataattttcttattaaaatccTCAAATTCTTATTTTCTATCTAGATAATTAGAGATTAATTATGATGGATTCGGGATAtaacatgattttaaaaatattcaaataaaattttagggaCAAGTTGAAGGAAATAATTTGTAGGATGTGAAATTGGGTTAAAGAGGAAAATGGTAAGtcctttttaagttaaaattgatgttttgGTCGGTGATCAGTTTTGATGAATGTTTGAAacattgtttgatttaatttatgaatactATAGTATAAAATGAGAAAcgatttatgtaaaaaaataacaaaagaatcaaattttacttaattttaataaaaatttaaaaactttattagttaaaaaaatacacacaattaagttatatatgccccaaacaaatttataatgcgaacatttttgttctcttACCTTGAATGTGAATGTTAATACCTTTTAAGAATGCTAGTTTTGTATACATGAGTCAGAGAGTCAAAACCTCCAGCAACTTGTATATTGTATGAATCGATTCAAACcatcaaaatcatcaatttGGTCAACGATCTTTGTGATACACGAATGGCTACCAATggaatttgatttaatttcacACACCACTGAGTGCAATTTTTCCAAAGCTGCATATATTCGGAAGAtgcgtgtgtgtatatatatatatatatatacttattattgaccgtataattatatataaaagattaagatttaagcaaaaaatacatgatattttaaataattatatgacatTAAATCTTAACCGTCCATGTTTAATTATACGATTCAGAGATTTAATCCTGATACTCTCATATATTATACATTCTTCTCATATATTACCTACtctctatatatttatttatttttaaagtctaAAATTAAATcagaataatattaataaaaagggAGCATGAGTACATGATGTAACCACACCAAAATACATAAattctatatatattaaatgcaatatataattaagttaataaaattatcaaatataatagatttcttaattatattattgaatatatagggacaggtgaatgtattaaatgaaattctttctataataaaaaacaagaattgtaaatataaactatttaaaccatatttaaatgattaatattaaaaaatgcacACGACTTTTTTAGGCAGACATGTGATCATTAAATGactaaataacattaaattttgagATGAAGAAATCATGTGTGGATGAATAAAGTTGGCATAAAAATGGTGTCTTTGGTTAGGGGAGAGGGTTCTTTGGTCAACTAAAACTAAAGGGAGTTTTGAAATAATGTAAAAACAgtatgtttaaattacaaaatctaCCACATCACTTTCTACATAagttatttaacaattaatggATGTTGAAAACCTTATGTGGTATCCTCCTATTTTTACACTAATGAATCTTGTTTTTCTTATCTCCTGATCATTGTGAGAGCATAAATTGGCAAACTTCTTATGATCAACTAATTTGATATTGATATTCATCAGGCCTTTACTTTTTGGTGAATTGATATTCAGGCAAAATCATGGGCACCGTCCAACTTCTCTTGACCTTTTCTCATGTCAATCTAAAGATCTGCACACTAAAACTTAAACACAAACTCAAAACATTATTGTGTAATAGAGCAAAACCATAATATTTACTACATTGTTTTGTAACTAGGAACACCTTAGGCACTTCTGCACTTGTAATGATGAGTTCAAAgcaattaatgaatatttatcTCTCATTAGCATTTATTCATTACTCTGGTAAGTTTAAAAGCCGCTAATATGAATCAAATTCTTATTAACGAACGGGACAAACCTTTATTTGCCACATGTAATCTATATGCTTGTCAACTTCTAATCATGTTGTTTTCTTGTTGTAGGTGTGTTGGAAGCTGACTTTGTTGAACCTTGCTCATGCAGACCAAAGCTTTGAGTACTTCAGTTTTATCAAGACTGGAGATGTAGTTGATGCGATTGCAGAGGAATTATTGGTAATTGATGATTCTAGGTGGATTGTTCTTCGTTATTGCTTACATgctattaattattgttttactaATTTGTTAGTTTCTATTTGATTTAGGATCTCTAACTGGCATAAACTTGGTTATGTTTccaattgaaataaaaacaagGTAATGAATTCGTGGAGAGAAATTCTGATATAAGACcttgatttgtttttgtttgacacATGGTGGCTGCTCCTATTCACTGGTGGTGAGTGAAATGCTTTTCCAGAATCTTCATCTGGGTCAAATATGAAATATTCTGTCACATATtggcatgaaaaaaaaaatgtattcacAATCAAATCTGAATCAATGGGAAAAGAATCCAAACGATATAGctgaatggtcataagttttgaCTTCTCCTGGAAGAAAGATTAGGATTAAATTCTGAATAGCCATCACCATCTGCTAAGTGCCAAGGATGtttgagataaaattaattactattgTCTTACCTATCAAGCAAGCAAAGAGCAGTAGTCAGAAGACATCTCATGCTGAAAAGCATTTGAAATCATCAGGTGGAAAAGTGATGTAGTATACAAGAGGATCCAAGTCAAAAGTCATGAACATGATCTTCTCCCTGTGTTTGCTCTCTCTCCCCGttgcctttttttatttagacaACTTGCTAGTTACCTATGGGGAATTGCAACTTGAATACGTGTTCATGATGTCTAAGGTTTGAAAGGATTGATTTGAAAATGCACTCCACTTTCATTAACTTTATCCTAATTTTATCAAGAGCAATCAATAAAGAAAGAGCTTAATTAATTGAGAAAAGGAGGCTTTTTCAGACATCCATGCAAGCATAGCTTAGCTCTGTTTATACTATTTTCTAAGAGTTAACTTTCAGTCCgtaccattttattttttacggtATCAAACGTAGTTGGCACATACCTGATACCACAGCAAAATCCTCAATGCTTGCTTCTTGTGGATGATAAGGTCCGAATTAACGAGTTTAGtgaagaattaaattttaacttgtGTATAACAACTTTGGAATAATTAAGGGATCTAACTCAATTAGTTGAGCAAAATACCTTAGTTGATGATAAATCTTTTGGTACTTgtctatgaataaaaaaacagtTTTGGAAATGATCTTTTGGTTAGATGGTGTATGGAGTAGAAAGGTGGAAGGTATTGAACTATCCATAATTTGGAAATCAACTGAGGATGCAAGTTTTGGGCAATTTGGGCTACTTGAATCCATACTATAAAGCGGCGAGGGATTGATGGATAGGAATGTTACACATAGGATTCAAGTTTGAGCAGATGACAGACAAATTTTAGGCATAAATTACTATGTGAACACTAGTAGTTGGTCCTTAGGcatgtattaaaataaattaatataatggaATAGGAATATGTTAAAACCATTTATATATTTCATgattaatgcatttttttttaaaaggaatggGATTAACTCATTTCATTGATGATAtggtgaaaaatataatttggaaTATGATCAAAGACTTGGATCCAAGCATATGATATTGATGTCTAAGGAATGAGCAACAATATTAGTTGATCTCCTAATGAAACTCACCATAGACCATAGAGTTTGAAAAATTAGAAAGGAAAGCTTTAcattttgataaaagaacattgAAGTCTGTAATTCCAGTAGAACTTGCTGAGATTTCATCCACAATTGTCTTAGAATCAAGCTCAAACATCATATTTTCAAGACCAAGATCATGAGCCCAAAGTAATCCATGCAAAAGACACACAAATGCCCACGCCAAATTTGTTAACTTCTTTGAATATTGTGGCATCAATATTGATCTTTAGATAACCAGTTGGCGGTTTCATCCAGGAAGAAAGTGATTGCGGCATTGGATCATTCCCTGTGAAATTGCAGAGCAAGATGAACTGCTGTTGCTGGATGTGTATCTAAATTCTCCCATATCCATTGGTTCCGACGATACCAAATGCACCATAGGATCATACAGAATTTCTGTTGCTGACCAGGATTGAGCGATTCCAACAAGCTGAAAAATAGCTGATTAAGAGTTTTAGCTCGAAAAACATGATCAGAAATAATATGCCGCAAACCTGAAGTTTCCCAGACACTTTCAACTTGCTTACATCCAAACATTACGTGCCATGGATTTTCCAAATTGGTGTTGCAGTAGGAGCAAAGGTTAATGCAAGAGACTCCTTTGGATTGTAACCGTTGTCTTGTTGGTAAGCAATCTCTTAGTAGACgccaaataaaatgctttaaCCTTGGGAGGGACATGAAGCTGCCAAAGAAGGTGCCATTTTCCTTCAGCTTTGGGATCATCATTCTGCAACATAGATTTCATAAGATGATGCTATGCTGTGCGAACTGAGTACTCTCCGTTCCTGCTGAATCTCCAAATTAAATTGACATTAGAAGCAACATTTAATAAAGGAATTGATTGGATAGCAAGAGAATCATTTGCATTGAAAATTTGTTGCAACAAGTCCATGCGCCAAGATGAACTATCATGATGAATAAGAGAGACAATTGTAAGACTCTCTAGATAAATTGGTGTGGGGGTCGTGACATGGAGGTTGCTATCATGATTGAGCCAAGGTTGGTTTCACACATTTATTAAAGTGACCATTTCCTATTCTCTATTTCAAACCATTCTTGATCAATACCTCTGAAGCATGAATGCTACGTCATACATAACTTGGATTATTCCCAAGAGGAGCATCCAAGAAAATTCCTTGAggaaaatatttaactttaaacACCTTAGTAACAATAACATCTTCATTTGTGGAAAATTTACACCCTTACTTCCCTAGCATTGCAAGATTAAATCCATGAAAATGTCAGAAACCTAAACCACCAAAATCTTTCTTCATTCTTAGTTTCTCCCATTTGAGCCAATTaattcctctagatgatccattTTTTATTACCCTACCAAAAagaattcatcattttttaaagttaGTCCTATAAAGAAGTTTGGTAATAAGAAAACACTCATGCAATAAGAGGGAATAACTTGAGCACAAGATTTGATTAGAGTTTCTTTATCAGCTTTAGATGGATGCTTAGTGAACCAATGGTTGATGTGCTTCCAGAGTCTGTCTTTCAAAATACCAAAGACTGATTTATTGCTTCTCCCAATGATGGAAGGAAGGCCAAGATATTTGCCCTTGCTTATCTAGTTGGTAACACCCAAAAAAGAGGAGATTCGTTGCTTGTGAGATTGAGTGGTGTTGGTGCGAGACTTTCCCATAAGAGTCCAAAACATCTTTGAGGATATTAGATTCTTTCTCATCAATCctacaaaatagaaaataatcatcaacaaataaAAGGTGTGAGAGGGAATGAGTCTCCCTACACCCCTTGATACCATGCATATCACCTTTACTTTCACGTATTTTTAAAAGTGATGAAAATCCAAAGTACATAAAATGAAAGGTAAAGTGATAGTAAGTCACATTGCCTAAGCCTTCTTCTGGGAGAAATAGGTCCTATAGAATCTCCATTAACTCTAACTGAATAATTTACTGAttccaaacaaaattttatctaattaatCCACTTATTATGAAATTCCATTTTGGACATCACATTAAAAAGGTAACTCCATTGAACTCTAGCAAAGGCTTTGAATTACCTCAATGTCAATAAGGACATTGTCAAGAATGGATCACCCTTCAACAAAAGCTGATTGTTCCTTAGAAATACATTTCTTGAGAAGAGACTTTAAATAGTTAGCAAGGATTTTGGAAAGGATTTTGTAAAAGATATTACAAAGGAATATGGGTCTGAAGTCTTTCATGTTGTtagggttgtttgttttgggaataagagCTATGGTTGTGGAATTAATTTGTGAGGGAATTAGAAGGATGATTACTGCTTATTAATAAGCTTCAATTGATAGATGTCCATATGAAGATTAAGTGTAGAGTCGACCTTGAGTCTAGATTGGAGAGTCCACAACCCATAAAGTTAAGGGCCGATCGAGGGGACTAAAAAAACTTAGAtaacattgaagaaaaaaaaatcaattcattaattCATTTGCATATTTATCTTCTTAACTAAATAAGATGAATAATTTACAACAAGTTTCTAAAACTCaatgattttaaacttttgattttgtagtctttttaatttttcatctaaCTAATTATTCAATTGTAATGGtcacttagttttttttttcttatatggtATAAAGTTTGCATCGTTATTATAAGAACTTGTTTTTGGTTACTCTATCATATCTATGTAttcttaaaggaaaaaaaaaatatctggataagataaa encodes the following:
- the LOC100789525 gene encoding auxin-responsive protein SAUR71, with translation MGLVKGKWKQNMISKAWEGCRLTSRRPHLKLKSLSENDDDHEKKGSQIAPHGCFSVHVGPERQRFVVKTKYVNHPLFQMLLEETEQEYGFESDGPIWLPCNVDLFYKVLAEMDGEENNNNIIIHGFRRSFITMAKVFPFLVLRSPPRLLSHMNKDHGAYSVMDSELLR